From Roseburia hominis, the proteins below share one genomic window:
- the gtfA gene encoding accessory Sec system glycosyltransferase GtfA, producing MIYNFNLGIGWASSGVEYAQVYRAKIFRSIGQDAKFIFTDMFPRDNIQHMTENIGFLDSEVMWLYTFFTDCRISPVTYNLRQLKATFKSRNYTFTREGKIAKYTFPGEGNFYRVYMVDEKSDRVHRVEMVSHNCLIRKDYYTYCRIFSEYYAPLDKKAHLYQRRFFNEDGSVAYEEIIDNGVVMYQFSDRLFCAKEELVGYMISQLQLNEDDVVIIDRTTDIGQAIMQNASPARIGIVIHADHFSESGTDKQNILWNNFYEYSFAQHEHVSFYITATSAQSRLLKKQFQQYMGVTPNVVAIPVGSLEELKIPAKPRRKHSLITASRLATEKHVDWLIEAVVEAKRRVPDLSLDIYGKGGENAKLMELICRLQCSDYVRMCGQQKLDEVYMRYEAYVSASLSEGFGLSVLEAIGSGLPVIGFNVRYGNQTFIDNGKNGYKIPVNDKMEDKDRIEKLTECIVRLFTEDDIEEFSRHSYKKAQAYLTGKVEKRWKDLLNKTT from the coding sequence ATGATTTATAATTTTAATTTAGGTATCGGCTGGGCAAGCAGCGGTGTGGAGTATGCGCAGGTATATAGGGCAAAGATTTTCAGGAGTATCGGGCAGGACGCAAAATTCATTTTTACCGATATGTTTCCAAGAGACAATATCCAGCATATGACTGAGAATATAGGTTTTCTGGATTCGGAGGTAATGTGGCTGTATACATTTTTTACGGATTGTAGAATCTCACCGGTCACTTACAATTTAAGGCAGTTAAAAGCGACCTTTAAGAGCAGGAACTATACGTTTACCAGGGAAGGAAAGATAGCGAAATACACGTTCCCGGGAGAAGGTAATTTCTACAGAGTGTATATGGTAGATGAGAAGAGTGACCGTGTCCACAGGGTGGAGATGGTTTCCCATAACTGTCTCATCCGGAAGGATTATTACACGTATTGCCGGATTTTCTCTGAATATTACGCTCCCCTGGATAAGAAAGCGCATTTATATCAGCGCCGCTTTTTTAATGAGGACGGATCCGTGGCCTATGAAGAGATTATAGATAATGGCGTAGTTATGTACCAGTTCTCGGATCGGCTATTCTGCGCGAAAGAAGAGTTGGTAGGATATATGATATCCCAATTGCAGCTAAATGAAGACGACGTGGTCATTATAGACAGAACTACCGATATTGGGCAGGCAATCATGCAGAATGCCTCTCCGGCACGAATAGGCATTGTCATTCATGCAGATCATTTTAGCGAGAGCGGTACAGACAAGCAAAATATTCTCTGGAATAATTTTTATGAATACTCTTTTGCACAGCATGAGCATGTCAGTTTTTACATTACTGCTACCAGCGCGCAGAGCAGGCTTTTGAAGAAGCAGTTTCAGCAGTACATGGGGGTTACGCCGAATGTAGTGGCGATTCCGGTGGGAAGCCTGGAAGAGCTAAAGATTCCGGCAAAGCCCAGAAGGAAACATTCCCTGATTACGGCGTCACGCCTTGCTACGGAAAAGCATGTTGACTGGTTGATCGAGGCGGTGGTAGAGGCGAAGAGGCGTGTGCCGGATCTTTCGTTGGATATATATGGAAAAGGTGGGGAGAATGCGAAGCTGATGGAGCTGATCTGCAGGCTGCAGTGCAGCGATTATGTGCGTATGTGCGGGCAGCAGAAGTTAGACGAGGTCTATATGAGGTATGAGGCGTATGTGTCGGCCTCGCTCAGCGAGGGCTTTGGCTTAAGTGTTCTGGAGGCGATTGGTTCCGGGCTTCCGGTCATCGGATTTAACGTGCGTTACGGAAATCAGACATTTATTGATAACGGGAAGAACGGCTATAAGATTCCGGTAAATGATAAGATGGAGGATAAAGATCGCATAGAAAAATTAACAGAGTGTATCGTCCGTTTGTTTACGGAGGATGATATAGAAGAATTCAGCCGGCATTCCTACAAAAAGGCGCAGGCATATCTGACGGGAAAGGTGGAGAAGAGATGGAAAGACTTGCTAAACAAAACAACGTAG
- a CDS encoding bacterial transcriptional activator domain-containing protein encodes MLSVKMLGGFSMYYGDKAVMLKKIENSKSVRLLQMLLLSLQSGIPKNELIDCFYGWNEKIDRVNRNKNLNKLIYRLEKQLVDCGLPAGRYIEIKEGICRFKSRIPIELDTQKFEEMIGMAEDAEGEKRIELLSRANEMYRGDILPENQSEAWFLQKSNYFKKLYVKTIRELEKEYIRKNDYKNRMLLYSRAVSIYPFDNWQTSLIRCNLELYRYEEARNIYNSAVELYMRELDSSPAEEMQQCFEKFELKDGNHIRSPGGINKWKDMDKSFMGRRSEIKKAMFEETEVKGAYYCIYPSFVDYCRLVARAKDRSQFESMLMFLTLSQKGEAGSQKQMDLQEQMQLLKKVIGDSLRIGDAYTRYGNRHYILMLAHSNKDFCSSIFERIERAYVKSQGKGTLWYYADMTQELKHAVP; translated from the coding sequence ATGTTGAGTGTAAAAATGCTTGGCGGCTTTTCTATGTATTATGGTGATAAAGCGGTTATGCTGAAAAAAATCGAGAATTCAAAATCAGTCCGCCTCTTGCAGATGCTTCTTTTATCCCTGCAGAGTGGGATTCCGAAAAATGAACTGATAGATTGCTTCTATGGCTGGAATGAAAAAATTGACAGGGTAAACCGCAATAAAAACCTGAATAAACTAATCTATCGCCTAGAGAAACAGCTTGTTGATTGCGGGCTTCCTGCGGGAAGATACATAGAGATAAAGGAAGGAATATGCCGTTTTAAAAGCAGGATTCCCATAGAACTGGATACGCAGAAGTTTGAAGAAATGATAGGGATGGCGGAAGACGCGGAGGGAGAAAAGCGGATAGAGCTTCTAAGCAGGGCAAATGAGATGTACCGGGGCGACATACTTCCCGAGAATCAGTCTGAAGCATGGTTTTTGCAAAAAAGCAACTATTTTAAAAAATTGTATGTCAAGACAATCCGGGAACTTGAAAAAGAGTATATCAGAAAGAATGATTATAAAAACCGGATGCTTCTGTATTCCAGGGCAGTGTCAATCTATCCTTTTGATAACTGGCAGACAAGTTTGATCCGATGTAATCTTGAGCTGTATCGCTATGAGGAAGCGCGGAATATTTATAACAGTGCTGTGGAACTGTATATGCGTGAGCTGGACAGTTCGCCTGCGGAGGAGATGCAGCAGTGTTTTGAAAAGTTCGAGTTAAAGGATGGGAACCATATCAGGAGCCCTGGGGGCATCAATAAATGGAAGGATATGGATAAATCTTTTATGGGGAGGAGGAGCGAAATAAAAAAAGCGATGTTTGAAGAGACGGAAGTAAAGGGAGCGTATTACTGCATTTATCCGAGCTTTGTAGATTACTGCCGACTGGTAGCAAGGGCAAAAGACAGGAGTCAATTTGAGTCGATGTTGATGTTCCTGACACTGAGCCAGAAGGGAGAGGCGGGCAGCCAGAAACAGATGGATCTTCAGGAACAGATGCAATTGCTTAAAAAAGTAATTGGTGATTCACTGAGGATAGGGGATGCATATACAAGATATGGGAACAGGCATTATATTTTAATGCTGGCACATTCTAACAAGGATTTCTGCAGTTCTATATTTGAGCGGATTGAGCGGGCATATGTAAAAAGCCAGGGCAAGGGAACACTTTGGTATTATGCGGATATGACACAGGAACTGAAGCATGCGGTGCCCTAG
- a CDS encoding extracellular solute-binding protein, translated as MKKRVLSVLLAVSMVAGLLAGCGSKKGTEGDKAGGDSGDVTTVKWFTSRPVDGAIDQVMRDIADQYSKEKGGKWKIEFETTADRPSYLQKLKTLIAGGNMPDIIDIDADPYCKELVDAGMLVDVKKFLQDNGKYDSFYPTALKYQEFTDGSMYTLPLEYHVEMTWYNKEIFEQYNLTPPETMEEWLDICKTLSDNGVTPISVDGVDRWPVQRYLAMVPFRKAGNDYIISLRDGKEKMSSEIGMEGVKFAQEIGQYFNEGFAATDYATAQSMFLDGKSAMYYIGDWEIAAMQEAYDAGKIDYFYLPTMEGAKTKANEFCVNSGIGIS; from the coding sequence ATGAAAAAACGAGTACTTAGTGTATTGTTGGCAGTCAGCATGGTAGCGGGGCTGTTAGCAGGATGTGGATCCAAAAAGGGAACTGAAGGCGATAAGGCCGGAGGGGACAGTGGTGATGTGACGACCGTCAAATGGTTTACTTCCAGACCGGTAGACGGGGCAATCGATCAGGTAATGAGAGACATAGCTGATCAGTATAGTAAAGAAAAGGGTGGAAAGTGGAAAATCGAGTTTGAGACTACGGCAGATCGTCCTTCCTATCTGCAAAAACTGAAAACTCTGATCGCAGGGGGAAATATGCCGGATATCATTGATATTGACGCTGATCCGTACTGTAAAGAGCTGGTGGATGCAGGAATGCTGGTGGATGTGAAAAAATTCTTACAGGATAACGGAAAATATGATTCGTTTTATCCAACAGCTCTTAAATATCAGGAATTTACTGATGGCAGTATGTATACATTGCCGCTCGAATATCATGTGGAGATGACATGGTATAATAAGGAGATTTTTGAGCAGTACAATCTGACGCCTCCGGAGACGATGGAAGAGTGGCTGGATATCTGTAAGACATTAAGTGATAATGGAGTTACTCCGATTTCCGTGGACGGCGTTGACAGATGGCCGGTCCAGAGGTATCTGGCTATGGTTCCGTTCAGAAAGGCGGGCAATGATTATATTATCAGCCTGCGTGACGGCAAGGAAAAGATGAGCAGTGAAATAGGAATGGAAGGCGTGAAATTCGCACAGGAGATTGGCCAGTACTTCAACGAAGGATTTGCCGCTACAGACTATGCCACAGCACAGTCTATGTTCCTGGATGGAAAGTCTGCCATGTATTATATCGGCGACTGGGAGATTGCCGCTATGCAGGAGGCGTATGATGCAGGAAAGATTGATTATTTCTATCTTCCGACAATGGAAGGAGCCAAGACTAAGGCAAATGAATTCTGTGTAAATTCCGGTATTGGAATATCTTGA
- the gtfB gene encoding accessory Sec system glycosylation chaperone GtfB, whose amino-acid sequence MERLAKQNNVVLLFDNFSTDSQALLDSFQIAGYECPAVVIEDDGFLPDGVMSVYGSFLGDFKGDGARPKYFNQVKIPDYWQIRGTNNSGEIRDLNRLRGRIFYAEPLHKRLVKVVDWYDERGVVRSSDHYNRYGAVWARTTFNAKGHKVNKSYFSAAGQEVIVENFVTGDIILNEGDEVKFFRTKTDFAAYFLKKKGLDQRRIFFNSLSTPFFVSNALMASKKSDVLFWQEPIRDEIPGNMRIILKGEAPRAGKILVQKRRSYERLIELGADPGIVGKQGFLYPFKRKNRHRAEALICTNSDQIEKCREIVEALPQMHFSIAALTEMSSKLLAMGNYDNVTLYPGVKMKILDRLFEKCDWYLDINYGTEIVSAVRRAFLNNQLIYAFDKTVHNADYVAGESIYAPENAGHMIEDMKKVLSDTDLMDEYVKRQQEAAMSECVKAYEEILC is encoded by the coding sequence ATGGAAAGACTTGCTAAACAAAACAACGTAGTATTGCTTTTTGACAACTTTTCAACAGACAGCCAGGCGCTTTTGGACTCTTTTCAGATAGCTGGTTATGAGTGTCCGGCAGTGGTCATTGAGGACGATGGTTTTCTGCCGGATGGCGTTATGTCAGTGTACGGCTCTTTCCTGGGTGATTTTAAGGGGGATGGGGCAAGGCCGAAATATTTCAACCAGGTCAAGATTCCGGACTACTGGCAGATCCGCGGTACGAACAACAGCGGAGAGATACGTGACCTGAACCGGTTAAGGGGAAGAATATTTTATGCGGAACCTTTGCACAAACGGCTTGTGAAGGTCGTAGATTGGTATGACGAGAGGGGAGTCGTCCGCTCCAGTGATCACTATAATCGTTATGGGGCGGTCTGGGCCAGAACCACCTTCAATGCAAAGGGACATAAGGTGAATAAATCCTATTTTTCAGCCGCCGGGCAGGAAGTGATCGTGGAAAATTTTGTTACCGGCGATATCATTTTAAATGAGGGCGATGAGGTAAAATTCTTCCGCACAAAGACGGATTTTGCAGCTTACTTTTTGAAGAAAAAGGGTCTGGATCAGAGACGAATTTTCTTTAATTCTCTGTCGACCCCGTTTTTTGTGTCAAATGCACTTATGGCTTCGAAAAAGAGCGATGTGTTGTTCTGGCAGGAGCCGATCAGAGATGAAATACCGGGTAATATGCGGATAATCCTGAAGGGAGAAGCTCCCCGCGCGGGAAAAATCCTGGTGCAGAAAAGGCGTTCCTACGAGAGACTGATAGAGCTGGGAGCGGATCCGGGTATTGTAGGCAAACAAGGCTTCTTGTATCCCTTTAAAAGAAAGAACAGACACAGGGCGGAGGCGCTGATCTGCACGAATTCGGATCAGATTGAAAAATGCAGGGAAATTGTGGAGGCTCTTCCGCAGATGCATTTTTCTATTGCGGCACTTACGGAAATGTCTTCAAAGCTGCTGGCAATGGGAAATTATGATAATGTCACGCTGTACCCGGGCGTGAAGATGAAAATTCTGGATAGATTGTTTGAAAAATGCGACTGGTATCTGGATATTAACTATGGAACGGAAATCGTTTCGGCAGTACGTAGGGCATTTTTGAATAATCAGCTCATTTACGCCTTTGACAAGACCGTCCATAATGCAGATTATGTGGCTGGCGAATCCATTTATGCTCCGGAAAACGCCGGGCATATGATAGAGGATATGAAAAAGGTGTTGTCGGATACGGACTTGATGGATGAATACGTGAAAAGGCAGCAGGAAGCTGCCATGTCAGAGTGTGTGAAAGCATATGAGGAAATATTATGTTGA
- a CDS encoding alpha/beta hydrolase, which translates to MKQNKLKNSPIVYYVSKTEQKEWVLFLHAAFVNHKMFRTQIEYFQDKYNVLTLDVIGHGNSIDTQKDDTIDKMSTWISEILKKENIDKIHIVGVSLGAVLAQDFANQFPQTVQSLACFGGYDINNFDAGMQKENSVAQMLMMLKAIFSIKWFAKSNKKISAYTQQAQKDFYEMNIEFPKKSFQYLASLNSMVNVRQTAPRDYPLLIGCGEHDIPSELSAIEMWKKSEPECSMVIFRGVGHCVNMDVPQQFNKTLEEFWISTLVDPSRLSAERVC; encoded by the coding sequence ATGAAACAGAATAAATTAAAAAACTCTCCTATCGTCTATTATGTCAGCAAAACAGAGCAAAAAGAATGGGTTCTGTTCCTCCACGCTGCCTTTGTCAATCATAAGATGTTCAGAACGCAGATCGAGTATTTCCAGGATAAATACAATGTACTGACTCTCGATGTGATCGGCCACGGGAATTCAATCGACACACAAAAAGACGACACCATAGATAAGATGTCGACATGGATCAGCGAAATCCTGAAAAAAGAAAATATTGATAAAATACATATCGTCGGAGTTTCACTGGGCGCCGTATTAGCACAGGACTTTGCCAATCAGTTTCCCCAAACGGTACAATCCCTCGCCTGTTTTGGCGGATATGATATCAACAATTTTGATGCGGGCATGCAGAAGGAAAATAGCGTGGCCCAGATGCTTATGATGCTGAAAGCGATATTCTCTATCAAATGGTTCGCGAAATCAAACAAAAAAATATCTGCATATACGCAGCAAGCGCAAAAAGACTTTTATGAGATGAATATTGAGTTTCCAAAAAAATCTTTTCAGTATTTAGCATCTCTAAACTCTATGGTAAATGTTCGGCAGACAGCACCAAGAGACTATCCTCTGCTGATTGGCTGTGGAGAGCATGATATTCCATCGGAGTTATCTGCCATAGAGATGTGGAAGAAAAGCGAGCCGGAATGCAGCATGGTTATCTTCCGGGGTGTAGGACATTGTGTGAACATGGATGTTCCTCAACAGTTTAATAAAACACTGGAAGAATTCTGGATTTCCACATTAGTAGACCCCTCCCGGCTTTCTGCGGAAAGGGTCTGCTGA
- a CDS encoding helix-turn-helix transcriptional regulator has protein sequence MDNIILGLLLLCNRTIYQLRERIEKGLNLMYSSSMGSIQAAVKKLLHCGYIDYEETVENGKYKKVYRITDSGKHYFLEWVNAPLDQQGVRFPGLVKVYFMGFSDKVKREASLQHYLSFLREQYCALEILCEEAKNTDIPENAKEIFHYQLASAFYGRDLYKFNIDWFENLLNKMRNGEI, from the coding sequence ATGGACAACATCATTCTTGGGCTTTTGCTCTTATGTAACAGAACGATATACCAATTAAGAGAGAGAATTGAAAAGGGATTGAATCTCATGTACAGCAGTAGTATGGGAAGTATACAGGCCGCTGTCAAAAAGCTGTTGCATTGCGGATATATCGATTATGAAGAAACTGTTGAGAACGGGAAATATAAGAAGGTCTACCGTATAACAGACAGTGGAAAACACTATTTTCTTGAGTGGGTAAATGCGCCGCTCGACCAGCAGGGCGTCAGATTCCCGGGATTGGTAAAGGTCTATTTTATGGGTTTCTCAGATAAGGTGAAGCGAGAAGCAAGCCTACAGCATTATTTGTCGTTTTTAAGAGAACAGTATTGTGCTCTGGAAATACTATGTGAGGAAGCAAAAAATACTGATATCCCTGAAAACGCTAAAGAAATCTTTCATTATCAGCTTGCATCCGCTTTTTATGGAAGGGACCTTTATAAATTCAATATCGATTGGTTTGAAAATCTGTTAAATAAAATGAGGAACGGTGAAATATGA
- a CDS encoding carbohydrate ABC transporter permease — protein sequence MKKKSLKIIFGLVILGFLLIQIYPVIWLFLASVKPTVELASAPFALPKSITFDNFIKVLSDGKIGTYMWNSLKVTSISLILIIALSSTAGYALSKFKVRGTKNLYTFFTFGIMIPVQITLIPLFIFYGKMGILNTSFSMILPQVGFALPLSVMMFVNFYSFVPNELIEAAVMDGCSPYRIFFQIVFPLSRNTIITIASMYSILIWNDFIFANTFISESSAKTVAMGLKDYVGAFGNVDWGSTFAAIVISILPPLLIYFSLNKWVTAGMTAGATKG from the coding sequence TTGAAAAAGAAGAGTTTGAAAATAATTTTTGGTCTTGTAATACTGGGTTTTCTCCTGATTCAGATTTATCCGGTAATATGGCTGTTCTTAGCCAGTGTTAAGCCTACGGTGGAACTTGCTTCGGCTCCGTTCGCTCTGCCAAAAAGCATCACATTTGATAATTTTATCAAAGTATTATCAGATGGAAAAATCGGTACATACATGTGGAACAGCCTGAAGGTGACCAGTATTTCCCTGATCCTGATCATAGCGCTCAGTTCAACGGCAGGATATGCTTTGTCCAAATTTAAGGTTCGGGGAACGAAGAACCTGTATACGTTCTTTACGTTTGGAATTATGATTCCGGTACAGATTACGTTGATTCCGCTGTTTATATTCTACGGGAAAATGGGAATCCTGAATACCAGTTTTTCTATGATATTGCCGCAAGTGGGGTTTGCCCTGCCATTGTCCGTAATGATGTTCGTAAATTTCTATAGCTTTGTACCGAATGAGCTGATAGAGGCCGCGGTTATGGACGGGTGTTCGCCTTACAGAATCTTCTTTCAGATTGTTTTTCCGCTTTCGAGAAATACAATTATTACAATTGCGTCCATGTACAGTATTTTAATATGGAATGACTTTATTTTTGCCAATACATTTATTAGTGAGAGTTCCGCCAAAACAGTTGCCATGGGACTTAAGGATTATGTAGGAGCATTTGGGAATGTAGATTGGGGTTCGACCTTTGCTGCAATCGTAATTTCCATTCTTCCGCCATTGCTTATTTATTTTTCACTTAATAAGTGGGTAACAGCAGGAATGACTGCAGGAGCAACGAAAGGATAG
- a CDS encoding PilZ domain-containing protein, with translation METKGRERRSIERVQFRTNGIIVVRETEEMLYVQIEDMSPLGIGFRMEAGSPDIRDKDIVVITETAIMYADVVHVIEQQDGSIKVGVSMKKFTEDLLKVLFKRISL, from the coding sequence ATGGAAACAAAGGGAAGAGAGCGCAGAAGTATAGAAAGAGTGCAATTTAGGACCAATGGAATTATCGTTGTGCGGGAGACGGAGGAAATGCTTTATGTACAGATCGAGGACATGAGCCCTTTGGGGATTGGTTTTCGGATGGAGGCAGGCAGTCCTGATATCCGGGATAAGGACATTGTTGTCATAACAGAGACAGCGATTATGTATGCTGACGTGGTGCATGTGATAGAGCAGCAGGACGGAAGTATCAAGGTGGGCGTGTCCATGAAGAAATTTACGGAAGATCTGTTAAAGGTTCTTTTTAAAAGAATTTCTTTATAG
- a CDS encoding glycoside hydrolase family 172 protein codes for MRIQLPAGVAAMPFLTRGRSRAINAENRNGEKGRGGMAASPLGPSRKGSPCLKDIEPGDTVVLAEMEGPGIITHIWITVDDRTSEGDCFVLRDLVLRIYWDDEKEPSVETPLGDFFCCGFGRECLVNSSVITVVPSRGLNSYFQMPFRKKARIEIENQHVNKIPAFFYQVDYCLYEDLPDETAYFHASWRRQPITEIGKDYVIIDGIKGQGQYVGTYLALSTLQRYWWGEGEVKFYIDGDEEYPTICGTGMEDYFGGSWSFATQVNGKTVEQNYSTLYLGYPYYSNHDEAVHNPYHNDDCPPMRGFYRWHIPDPIFFETELKVTVQQIGVGFNGLFERQDDLSSVAYWYQKEPHNRYEKLMDKELRWPR; via the coding sequence ATGAGAATACAGTTACCGGCCGGAGTTGCGGCCATGCCTTTTCTGACGAGAGGCCGGAGCAGGGCGATTAATGCAGAAAACAGAAATGGTGAAAAGGGACGCGGCGGAATGGCAGCAAGCCCTTTGGGACCGTCCAGAAAAGGGAGTCCTTGTCTTAAGGATATAGAACCGGGAGATACGGTCGTATTGGCAGAGATGGAAGGCCCCGGAATTATCACCCATATATGGATAACCGTAGATGACAGGACTTCAGAAGGAGACTGCTTCGTGCTGAGGGATCTGGTGCTTCGCATATATTGGGATGACGAGAAAGAACCATCGGTGGAAACGCCGTTAGGAGATTTTTTCTGTTGTGGATTTGGGAGAGAATGTCTGGTTAACTCAAGTGTAATAACGGTAGTGCCGTCGAGAGGACTGAATTCGTACTTTCAGATGCCGTTTCGAAAAAAGGCGAGGATTGAGATAGAGAATCAGCATGTGAACAAGATTCCGGCATTTTTCTACCAGGTGGATTACTGCCTGTATGAAGATCTGCCTGACGAAACAGCGTATTTTCACGCCAGCTGGCGGCGTCAACCAATTACGGAAATCGGGAAGGATTATGTGATAATTGATGGAATTAAGGGACAAGGGCAGTATGTCGGAACATATCTTGCACTGTCGACCTTACAGAGATACTGGTGGGGAGAAGGAGAAGTCAAGTTTTATATTGATGGCGACGAAGAGTATCCCACTATATGTGGAACTGGTATGGAGGATTATTTTGGCGGTTCCTGGAGCTTTGCCACACAGGTAAACGGAAAGACTGTGGAGCAAAATTACAGTACCTTGTATTTGGGATATCCATACTACTCGAACCATGACGAGGCGGTGCATAATCCATATCACAATGACGACTGCCCTCCAATGAGAGGGTTTTACAGATGGCATATTCCAGATCCGATTTTCTTTGAAACGGAACTGAAGGTTACGGTACAGCAAATCGGGGTGGGTTTCAACGGATTGTTTGAACGCCAGGACGATTTGTCCAGTGTGGCTTACTGGTATCAAAAGGAGCCGCATAACCGGTATGAAAAACTGATGGATAAGGAATTGCGGTGGCCACGGTAA
- a CDS encoding sugar ABC transporter permease, producing MGVIRNKKAFFVFLLPGLLFYILAVFYPIEESIRLSFMKWGGIGEKEFVGFANYIAMFKDKVFYTAFFNNLIYLLIVVIMQLSIGLLFAILLTYMTKRVTLVKTLYYVPCIITTVAVTQMFRSMYSTEPMGLLNQILQIVGMDQFVKPWLADIHTVLAAVSVPEGWRFTGMYMVIFYAALVSLDPSVYEAAKVDGATELQILFKIKIPLIKDILLLTLTMCLTGALRGFDIPFLLTSGGPGNASELMSTYMYKKAFSSNQYGYGSALAVFIIVESILVVFVLRKLFTSKDEAEARKIERLQRKGRKN from the coding sequence ATGGGAGTAATACGTAACAAAAAAGCATTTTTTGTGTTTCTGCTGCCGGGTTTGCTTTTTTACATTCTTGCGGTATTTTATCCAATTGAAGAATCCATTCGGCTCAGTTTCATGAAATGGGGCGGAATTGGGGAAAAGGAATTCGTGGGCTTTGCAAATTATATAGCCATGTTCAAGGACAAGGTATTTTATACTGCGTTCTTTAACAACTTGATTTATTTGTTGATCGTAGTTATAATGCAATTGTCTATAGGACTTTTGTTCGCAATCCTTTTAACGTACATGACGAAAAGAGTAACGCTGGTCAAAACCTTGTATTATGTACCTTGTATCATTACGACCGTGGCAGTTACTCAGATGTTCCGCAGTATGTATTCTACAGAGCCGATGGGACTTCTGAATCAGATCCTGCAAATTGTGGGAATGGATCAGTTTGTAAAACCATGGCTTGCTGATATTCATACGGTGCTTGCGGCGGTCTCGGTGCCGGAGGGCTGGAGATTTACCGGTATGTATATGGTTATCTTTTATGCGGCGCTGGTTTCACTGGACCCGAGCGTATATGAGGCGGCAAAGGTGGATGGAGCAACAGAACTGCAGATATTATTTAAGATTAAAATACCTTTGATTAAAGATATTCTTCTTCTTACGTTGACAATGTGTCTGACAGGAGCGCTCAGAGGATTTGATATTCCATTCCTTTTGACCAGCGGTGGGCCGGGAAATGCAAGTGAACTCATGTCCACATATATGTATAAAAAAGCATTTTCAAGTAATCAGTACGGATATGGAAGCGCTTTGGCAGTATTCATCATTGTAGAAAGTATTTTGGTAGTCTTTGTATTGCGCAAATTATTTACGTCGAAGGATGAAGCTGAGGCCAGAAAAATAGAAAGATTGCAGAGAAAGGGGCGGAAAAATTGA